From Enoplosus armatus isolate fEnoArm2 chromosome 23, fEnoArm2.hap1, whole genome shotgun sequence:
ttcgCTAATGAAAATCAGACGCAATCTTCTTCTTGATTTTTCGGAGGAGTCACTCGAGATCTGGCATGTCGTCGaatcctccctcttcctcctgccttctctgctcctcctgcttcttcttctcctcctcggccctcttcctctcctccgtcgccctcttcatctcctcctccacctccttcctctttaaattctgctcctcttcctctttcttcttctgcttttctatgtcctcctcctcctgcgtTTTATTCGCCGGCTTGTCGTAGGCCCACTCCTCGTCCGAGTCGCTGATGTCGTCGTCGTCTATGTCCCAGTCTGGCTGGTACGACTCTGTGGTTTCAGTGTCCTCTACTGGTTCGGGCTCAGGTTTGTAGTTGGGGTCCTCCAGTTTGCCCCAGGCCACCTGGTCGGCCTTGCGGAGGATGATCTCCACTTTGGATGGGACCATGTTGACCGAGCTCTGTTTCACATTGATCACCTGAAGGTAAGATGGTCAGAGGAAAGAGTTGTTGGTAGAGGACTGATGATGTTTTGCTTTATATAGCCACATATAATTGTATTAGCATCTCTATTTAGACATATTTAGCAGGTACTCACGCCCCAGAGGTGGAAGTCTCTCTTGAAAATCTTGTTGTCCTCAAACTGGATTTGACATGAGAGCTAAAGagacaaatggagaaaaaagagaatgagGCAAATTTATTATTGCATTTAATGCATATTGTTGACCTTTTAACTGTGATTAATATTAATCCTTTAGTAATAGTtttatacatacaaaaaaatataaaatagatagGTCATTAGAACTTACTATTTACTCTTCACTTTCTAATAAAGCACCATTTATAAAGCTTgttaatgaatcaataatgtTTTATGTGGCGTATCCCCCTCCACCTGCTTTGTCTTCTTAGATAGCTCTACACCATTTGATCCTAAACTCCTCATTAATGACttaactgatctataaagcattagtaaacgatttattaaccattaatataGCCATTAGTCGCTACCTGTAAATAGATTATGAAgggtgccttattagaaagtccTAAATCTCGTGTATTTTCATGGTTAACCACAGTAAGTGATTTCAGATTGGtgtcacattcacagtcttTGTGAGAGTTAAACATACcagcgcttgtgtgtgtgtgtgtgtgtgtgtgcgtgtgtgtgcgtgtgtgtgtgcgtgtgtgtgtgtataaaactCACCACTGTCTGGTTGGCCTCGACGGTGGAAAGTTCTGGGTTCACGTTCTTGGCGTAAATCGTTACAACAGCATTATTTCCTGTCTGGTGCCAGTCATGTCGACACGCCACCTTCTTCTTgtcctgtaaacacacacaacacaccaagAAATAGCTTGGATATTTGAGTTCCTCcaacacaataaacacatttattgtagGGCCGTTGTGTTAAAGTGCATTAGCTAGGTGTATGTATAGTATATGGAACAATCACAGACttgttctttcatttcagtttgtgtgtttaaacacCAGAAAGGACAAGCAAGCTGTACACACCAATCTTCATACAAAAAAGGGGTAATTTTAAATATTGAGGCTGTTTGGTTGGCActgtcatttctgtatttcaggGGTATTTTGTCAGCTTTGCTCAAACTGTCATTTGTGTAGTTTTCCCCACAGGTGGTGTATGTACCTGCTTCGGGACCCAGCGGTGTTTCCCTGAGGTGCAGCCCTTCTGGTCGAGGAAAGCGTTGAAATCTATCGTCCttatgcagcagcagctccagtaCTTATACCTACACAAAATGAAATCGTTACAGGTTAGAAACACAGTGTGGAACAGCTGCGTCGTTCAGGGAATAGAGACCAACAAACCTGACTGATATGCATACAAATTCAAAGTGCCTTGCTCagaaaagagatgagagagcGGCTGATATACTTCATGTGATTCAAAGAGCAGCTGCAGTTTAATTTACTTCTTAAGTCTGTTTGTAATCTTGCAGACTTGTTTTTCATTACTGATCTTTAATTCATTGTCTGATCTTTccttttacatatttatatttttatgcgTCTTGATTTTCTTACATGGccttcagttttgttttgtttatatttctacttTGTAGCAGGGCGCTAATTACGGTTTGAAGAGAGAGTTATGCAAATAAAGATTGTAATTATGATGTCGTTATAGTGGATTAACGCCTTTGTAATATCCGCAGCAGTGATTTCGGCGTCTTACCCCTCGTGGAAGACGGGAGCTCCGGGGTGGTGGATGCAGACCAACTTGTCCGTCTCTGGGCCTTGATACACCTAAACACACGAACACAATGCTAACGATCACAGTGTAAACATCAGATGATCAATAACGTGTAACAGATTACAGTTTCTCATCACACTTTATTATCATATGGCATTATAATACAGGGAAAACAGCATTTTCTGATGAAGCTGGTcagtaaacagtaaatataCCAAACTTAAACTTTGAtttttgcttatttagtcaCGTATATTTACTGCTACAGAGAAATacttaagatttgtttttagGGGCTGTAAATCTAATTCTTTAATTAAAGTTTAGTGG
This genomic window contains:
- the LOC139306097 gene encoding cysteine and histidine-rich domain-containing protein 1 yields the protein MALLCYNKGCGLQFDADQNENDSCLFHPGVPIFHDALKGWSCCKKRTTDFSEFLSIKGCTRGHHSNEKPQEPLRPEVSSDKGQIKHTNDQEIIYQGPKSAEKLQKERPRSDEQKTKLPQKVSASLAQVLEKLDLNKRVENEKKESQIVIQGTRCKNAGCKTVYQGPETDKLVCIHHPGAPVFHEGYKYWSCCCIRTIDFNAFLDQKGCTSGKHRWVPKQDKKKVACRHDWHQTGNNAVVTIYAKNVNPELSTVEANQTVLSCQIQFEDNKIFKRDFHLWGVINVKQSSVNMVPSKVEIILRKADQVAWGKLEDPNYKPEPEPVEDTETTESYQPDWDIDDDDISDSDEEWAYDKPANKTQEEEDIEKQKKKEEEEQNLKRKEVEEEMKRATEERKRAEEEKKKQEEQRRQEEEGGFDDMPDLE